The Amycolatopsis methanolica 239 nucleotide sequence CTTCCCCGGGATTCCCGGTCAGCGTCGCATGCCCGCCGGTCGAGCCGTACCCGCCCGCCCCGCGTTCCGTCGCCGCCAGCTCCGCGACCTCCACGAACTCCGCCGTCTCCACGCGCTGGACCACCAGCTGCGCGATCCGGTCCCCCCGCGCGAGCCGGATCGGCTCGCTGCGGTCGTGGTTGACCAGGCACACCTTGATCTCCCCGCGGTAGCCCGAGTCGATGGTGCCCGGCGTGTTCACGACGGACAGCCCGGTGCGCGCGGCCAGGCCGGAGCGCGGGTGCACGAACCCGGCGTAGCCAGGCGGCAGCGCGATCGCCACGCCGGTGCCGACCAGCACCCGCTCGCCGGGCGCCAGCACGACGTCGGTGGTGGTCACCAGGTCGGCGCCGGCGTCGCCGGGCCTTGCGTAGGACGGGATCGGGACGCCCGGATCGAGCCGGGTGAGCAGGACCTGCACGGGGGACACGGGCGGCGAGACTACCCTGGAGGCATGGGTGAGCACGCGAGCGCGGCCGGTGCGGTGGGCGAGACGACTGCGGGAGACGGCAGCACGCGGTATTCCGAACGGCTGTACCTGTCGTGGTGGGGCTGGCCGCTGCCGCTGGCGGGCGCGGCGCTGCTGGCCTACGAGATCCACCTCGGCTACCCCTCGGTGCCGCTGTGGCTGCCGTTCGCGGTGCTGATGCCGCTGATGGTGGCGTGGCTGGTGGCCATGGGCCGGGCCCGGATCCGGGTGACCGGCGACGAGCTCGAAGTCGGTGACGCTCATCTGCCGTTGCGGTTCGTGGGTGAGGTCGAGGTCATCGGTAAGGACCGGAAGCGGAAGGCGATGGGACCGGAACTCGACCCCGCCGCATACGTGACGCATCGCGGCTGGGTCGGTTCGCTGCTGCGCGTGCACCTGACCGACCCCGCGGACCCGACCCCCTACTGGGTGTTCAGTACCCGCAGGCCGGAGGCCCTGGCCGAGCTGCTCCGCTCAGGGAAGTAGCCCGGCCGTCCGCGGTCTCACGCGCAGTCGCGGCAGATCATCTGCCCGTTGTGCTCCTCCGCCAGCCTGCTCCGGTGGTGCACCAGGAAGCACACGGAGCAGGTGAACTCGTCAGCCTGCTTCGGCACCACCTTCACCGTCAGGTCCTCACCCGACAGCCCGGACAGGTCCGCGCCCGGAAGCTCGAAGTTCTCCGCGCTCGCGTCCTCGTCCACGTCCACCACGCCGGACTGCGTCTCGTTCCGGCGAGCCTTCAGCTCCTCCAACGAGTCCTCGGCGAGCTCGTCGGCTTCGCTGCGGCGCGGAGCGTCGTAGTCGGTCGCCATTGTCCCTCACCCCTGCGATCAGCTTCGTAATCACTG carries:
- the dut gene encoding dUTP diphosphatase, whose amino-acid sequence is MSPVQVLLTRLDPGVPIPSYARPGDAGADLVTTTDVVLAPGERVLVGTGVAIALPPGYAGFVHPRSGLAARTGLSVVNTPGTIDSGYRGEIKVCLVNHDRSEPIRLARGDRIAQLVVQRVETAEFVEVAELAATERGAGGYGSTGGHATLTGNPGEGTRE
- a CDS encoding DUF3093 domain-containing protein codes for the protein MGEHASAAGAVGETTAGDGSTRYSERLYLSWWGWPLPLAGAALLAYEIHLGYPSVPLWLPFAVLMPLMVAWLVAMGRARIRVTGDELEVGDAHLPLRFVGEVEVIGKDRKRKAMGPELDPAAYVTHRGWVGSLLRVHLTDPADPTPYWVFSTRRPEALAELLRSGK
- a CDS encoding DUF4193 domain-containing protein, which produces MATDYDAPRRSEADELAEDSLEELKARRNETQSGVVDVDEDASAENFELPGADLSGLSGEDLTVKVVPKQADEFTCSVCFLVHHRSRLAEEHNGQMICRDCA